A stretch of Miscanthus floridulus cultivar M001 chromosome 13, ASM1932011v1, whole genome shotgun sequence DNA encodes these proteins:
- the LOC136500056 gene encoding uncharacterized protein produces the protein MKRAVEEAPTSHEAKARKLDEAKAPSVTEATKGEAEAPRTSEAEATEARASRTAEAKVAEAGPPGTTEVEVAEAGVGTMEPTAQEAKTEAGQALSLRTALSIVADDLPSVAQLWGALHTGVKRALAVVSSYYADIDLEAISDGYVMAEDDKEAEEEAMKLMEVAEAPGTAQAKLFEEEVVPPTPTADAGVPEF, from the exons ATGAAGCGAGCGGTGGAGGAGGCGCCTACATCCCACGAGGCCAAGGCCCGCAAATTAGATGAAGCCAAGGCGCCCTCAGTCACCGAGGCCACCAAGGGTGAggccgaggcccctaggacctccgaggcGGAGGCGACAGAGGCCAGGGCATCCAGGACCGCCGAGGCCAAGGTGGCGGAGGCTGGACCACCTGGGACCACCGAGGTCGAGGTGGCGGAGGCTGGCGTGGGCACGATGGAGCCGACAGCCCAGGAAGCGAAgacggaggcggggcaagctttA TCACTGAGGACAGCGCTGTCCATCGTGGCCGACGACCTGCCCAGTGTTGCCCAG CTCTGGGGGGCGCtacatacgggcgtcaagcgcgccctggccgttgtCTCCTCATACTATGCTGACATCGACCttgaggccatcagcgatggttacgtcatggctgaggatgacaaggaggccgaggaggaggccatgaagctgatggaggtggctgaggcccctggcacggcacaggccaagctgttcgaagaggaggtggttcctcctacgccgaccgccGACGCTGGCGTCCCTGAGTTCTaa
- the LOC136501436 gene encoding carboxylesterase 1-like has translation MGDITAAAAAADASGPPTLTKETNLFMQIVVNPDGTVTRPEVPLVPASEVAAGGVISRDVPLDASAGTYLRLYLPSPSPAAPAATASKLPVVLYFHGGGFVILSPATVFYHGHCEAMATAVPAIVASLEYRLAPEHRLPAAYEDAAAAVAWLRDGAPGDPWVAAHGDLSRCFLMGSSSGGNMAFFAALRTGGLDLGPATVRGVLLHQPYLGGVDRTPSEAGSVDDAMLPLEANDRLWSLALPLGADRDHEFCNPVKAMAPEALAGLPPRCLVTGNLDDPLIDRQREFARWLQDRGSAEVVVKTDVAGFHASELFVPEIAEVLFAAMREFVSTGDDA, from the coding sequence ATGGGCGacatcaccgccgccgccgctgccgccgacgCTTCGGGCCCGCCGACGTTGACCAAGGAGACCAACCTCTTCATGCAAATCGTCGTCAACCCGGACGGCACGGTCACACGCCCCGAGGTCCCTCTCGTCCCGGCCTCCGAAGTCGCCGCCGGCGGCGTCATCTCCAGGGACGTGCCCCTCGACGCCTCCGCCGGCACGTACCTCCGCCTCTACCTTCCCTCCCCGTCCCCCGCAGCGCCGGCCGCCACCGCCAGCAAGCTCCCCGTCGTGCTCTACTTCCACGGCGGGGGCTTCGTGATCCTCTCCCCGGCCACCGTCTTCTACCACGGCCACTGCGAGGCGATGGCGACCGCGGTGCCCGCCATCGTGGCGTCCCTCGAGTACCGCCTGGCGCCGGAGCACCGCCTGCCCGCGGCGTacgaggacgcggcggcggccgtggcgtGGCTCCGCGACGGCGCGCCGGGGGACCCCTGGGTGGCCGCGCACGGGGACCTCTCCCGCTGCTTCCTCATGGGCAGCAGCTCGGGCGGCAACATGGCGTTCTTCGCGGCGCTCCGGACCGGGGGCCTCGACCTGGGACCCGCCACGGTGCGCGGCGTCCTGCTGCACCAGCCCTACCTCGGCGGCGTCGACCGGACGCCGTCGGAGGCCGGGTCCGTGGACGACGCCATGCTGCCGCTGGAGGCCAACGACAGGCTCTGGAGCCTCGCGCTGCCCCTGGGCGCCGACCGGGACCACGAGTTCTGCAACCCTGTCAAGGCCATGGCGCCCGAGGCCCTCGCCGGCCTGCCGCCGCGGTGCCTGGTCACTGGCAATTTGGACGACCCGCTCATCGACAGGCAGCGGGAGTTCGCTCGGTGGCTGCAGGACCGCGGCAGCGCGGAGGTCGTCGTGAAGACGGACGTCGCCGGGTTCCACGCGTCGGAGCTGTTCGTGCCGGAGATCGCCGAGGTGCTGTTCGCCGCGATGCGCGAGTTCGTGTCCACCGGCGACGACGCTTGA